Proteins encoded in a region of the Tribolium castaneum strain GA2 chromosome 7, icTriCast1.1, whole genome shotgun sequence genome:
- the Cisd2 gene encoding CDGSH iron-sulfur domain-containing protein 2 homolog yields MQPVAHLVKVSLPDYLSNLPIPDSIGGWFRLGFRDWLALVPPTAAMAGLTYISYRAFCPHGRPPASALINKSVLKSNPKVVDTVDIEDISEKAAFCRCWKSKNWPYCDGAHGTHNKETGDNVGPVVVKRK; encoded by the exons ATGCAACCTGTGGCTCATTTGGTCAAAGTTTCGCTTCCTGATTATCTCTCCAACTTGCCAATCCCTGACTCGATCGGAGGATGGTTTCGATTAGGTT TCAGGGACTGGCTGGCCCTTGTGCCCCCCACCGCCGCCATGGCCGGACTAACCTACATTTCGTACCGGGCGTTCTGCCCCCATGGGCGCCCCCCTGCCTCCGCCCTGATCAACAAATCGGTGCTTAAGAGCAACCCCAAGGTGGTGGACACGGTTGACATTGAGGATATTTCGGAAAAAGCGGCCTTTTGTCGCTGTTGGAAGTCGAAAAAT tggCCGTACTGTGATGGGGCCCACGGCACGCATAACAAGGAGACAGGGGATAATGTGGGGCCCGTTGTCGTCAAGAGGAAGTGA